A stretch of Mya arenaria isolate MELC-2E11 chromosome 14, ASM2691426v1 DNA encodes these proteins:
- the LOC128217935 gene encoding uncharacterized protein LOC128217935 → MGVLSQTTLALQQAEKEYQEAIEAVIFMMELKLQVLGDPTEEARLWDLILQGRDLVKRKRRKRDDLYQVQRCAERFVESAAELTYMTGSEIVASSASERLNKANIILREVKIKTEKAEERLVEAEVKTIEVEGKFAEENKERLDEEMNRLIAEGAVVVETDGEKGIEGSEEGSDIDTDKDTANVKQGPDPESVKRMERVTVDRLSETLNRRGQGKEKFEYVELFDKWDEGDNTDNIASDI, encoded by the exons ATGGGTGTCTTATCTCAGACAACATTAGCACTTCAACAGGCAGAAAAAGAATATCAAGAG gCTATTGAAGCTGTGATCTTCATGATGGAACTCAAGCTACAGGTGCTGGGAGATCCAACAGAGGAGGCTAGGCTTTGGGACCTCATACTGCAGGGAAGGGACTTGGTCAAACGGAAAAGGAGGAAAAGAGAC GACCTGTACCAAGTACAGAGATGTGCAGAAAGATTTGTGGAATCAGCTGCTGAACTAACATACATGACAG GTTCAGAAATCGTAGCAAGCAGTGCATCAGAAAGGTTGAACAAAGCAAACATAATTCTGAGAGAGGTGAAGATCAAAACGGAGAAAGCTGAAGAAAGATTAGTAGAAGCAGAGGTGAAAACTATAGAAGTTGAAGGGAAGTTTGCTGAGGAGAATAAAGAACGATTAGATGAGGAAATGAATAGACTTATAGCTGAAGGTGCTGTTGTTGTGGAGACAGATGGTGAAAAGGGGATTGAAGGTAGTGAAGAAGGATCAGACATTGATACTGATAAAGACACTGCTAATGTGAAACAAGGTCCTGATCCAGAGTCAGTCAAAAGAATGGAAAGGGTAACTGTTGATAGATTAAGTGAAACTCTCAATAGGAGAGGTCAAGGAAAAGAGAAGTTTGAATATGTTGAACTATTTGATAAATGGGATGAAGGAGACAATACAGATAATATTGCGAGTGATATTTGA
- the LOC128218118 gene encoding piercer of microtubule wall 1 protein-like: MSGEQAQASQQMENGIPKGSKTSDYYKTSNIPNRFENPDWFQGYGGKTQHPMYRTTAATYGAKTPSVHTMPTSFHCRSQKFSEHLGTCGMYRNHSLNTNLDTSNV, encoded by the exons atgtcCGGAGAACAGGCTCAAGCTTCCCAACAG aTGGAGAACGGTATTCCAAAGGGGTCAAAAACATCTGATTACTACAAAACCAGCAATATACCAAACAGATTTGAAAACCCTG actGGTTCCAGGGTTATGGTGGTAAAACCCAGCACCCCATGTACAGAACCACTGCTGCTACTTATGGCGCCAAAACACCATCCGTTCACACCATGCCAACATCATTTCACTGCAGATCTCAGAAATTCTCTGAG CACTTGGGAACATGTGGCATGTACCGAAACCATTCGCTCAACACCAATTTGGATACCAGCAATGTTTAA